In the genome of Phycisphaerales bacterium, the window GCTCGCGCCAATCCTGACCGGCGGCGGTGAGTTTGCGGCGCTTGGCTTTGCTGATGCCCGTGTTCGCCTCGCTGTCGTAGTCCTTGCCGTTGTCGATCCACACGCGCGTGGGCACATGAGACAACCGGTTCATCCCGTCATGAAGCGCGTAGCGGATCGTGTCGCCGTTGCCCTGCTCGCTGATGTGCCAGCCGGCGATGAGACGCGTGCGCCAATCCTGCCAGGCGGTGACCTGCAATCGCACCGCGCGCCACTTGCCGCCGCGCATGACGCGGGCGAAGAAGTCCAGCGTGCTGTGATCGCCGATCCACACTTCGCCGGCGGCGTACGCCTCGGGATGCTGCTCAAGCTTGAGGCCGAACTTCTGATCCCACACCTTCTCGCCCTCGCGGGCCATGCAGATGCGCGACGGGTCGAGACGCTTCTCGATGAGCTTGGCCACCCAGCGCTTGCTGGGCCACTGCCACCCGTGCTGCTTGGCGAGCGCTGCAACGAGCCGATGGCACTTGGCGATCGACTGCGCCGGCATCGCCAGGTAGAGCCGTTCGAACTCGGCCCACGCTTCATCCGAGCATCCGCGCGAGCCGTCGGCCTTCACGCTGCGGCGGTCGCCGCCGCGGTTGTCGATGAAGTACGCCATCATCCGGTCGCGCTGATCGCTCGGCGGCGCTTCGCTTGACCAGCGCTGCAGCGTGCGGCGCGAGAGACGGAGTTCCAGGCCCATGCTCTTCTCGGCAATGAAAGAGTCGATGGCGTCCGACACCCGCTCAGAGCCGGCGATCAGTTCGCGATAGGCGATCAGCACTCGCATCTTGCAGGCGGCGATGTCGCGCTGCTGCTGGGTCGCTGCGAGCAGCACCTGCGCGGTGCCGTCGGCGGCGAGCTTGGCGCCGGCCTCGATCATAAGGCGGCGGTCGAAGGACCGGTGGATGTGCCAGGTCATGCGGCCCGAGTCGCGGCTGCGCACCTGGCGTGCGAGGCCGCGCTCACTGAGGCGTCGGATGCATTCGACGCGCAAGGCGCCCTCGGTCTTGCCCAGCAGGCGCGCGGCTTTGCGGATGGGCAGGAACTCGGCGTCGGGCCGTTCGTCCACGCCCTGCGCGAAGCGAGGTTGGCGCGCGGCGGCGGTCATGGGAAGTCTGCCTCAATCTGACGAACGAAGCACCGAGCCAGTCGCCGCACCCAGCGTTCGTGGTAGAACCGAGGCAGCGTTGTCGTATAGACCGCGCCGCGCGTGCGGTAGTCGATGCAGGTGAATGAGCGATCGTGATTGGTGCCGTCGCACGTGAATACTTCGACGGCGCCGTGATACATCGGCATCGTGAGTTTGCAGCCCGACTCGTGGCGCACGAGCTTGGTTCGGTCGAGGTACCGAGCGATCTTGTCGAAGCGCACCTCGCTCATCCGCTCACCTCCTGCTGCTCAAGGGTGAGGGTGATCGTCTGGCTGTGGGTGCGGCCGTCATCGTCGCGCCACTCGATCGAGATCCAGCCGGAGGGCAGCGCCGAGTTGGCGCTGGCGATCCGCGCGAGCATCACGCCGGCGAACTCCAGGGCATGGTCGTACTGATGGAAACGCGCGACGATCGCCTGGCTGCTGTGGCGCACGGCGAACTTGAAGTACGCCGCCAGCTCACCGTCGCGGTTGTTGCCCTTGCGCTTGCTCACCGGATCAGCCTCCGATCCCACGCCAGCGCGTGCCCGAAGCGTTTCTCGCCCAGCGCCGCGATGACGTCGCTCTGGTAGTCCCAGATCGAATAGACCTCGGGCCAGTAGAGATAGGGCAGGCAGCGCTTGCCGCTGTCCATGACAAGCGTGAGCAGATCGGCGAACCGCCGGTGCTCGAACTCTCCGCTGATGGCGTTGAGTGGCGGATGCCAGGCGTCGATCAAGTCATGCACCCGTGACATGAGAACGGACCACTCATCGCCGCGCAGTCCATACGTCGTGTGGTGATACTGCGGCAGCCGCGGGCCGTACATGCCGACCCACGCGTTGGGGAAGGTGCGCCGCACGCGCGAGAGGCACGCGCGAATGTTCTCGATCGCGGCGGCGTCGCCGCGCAGTGCCGCGCCGAGCGCCTCTTCTGATTCGATGTCCACGACGCACAGCCCCTTGAAGTCGATGGTCCGCGCGCCGACGTTGCGGTTGACCGTGTCATCGAAGACATTGAGTTGCAGTTTGCCGGTGTGCCACTGCTGCGTGTCGCCGTCGTACCACTGGCTGTAGAACCATCCCTGGCTGAAGAACGCCAGGCCGCCGATCTGCCGGCACAGTTCATTCTGGCACCGCGCGAGGTAGTC includes:
- a CDS encoding DDE-type integrase/transposase/recombinase, with the protein product MTAAARQPRFAQGVDERPDAEFLPIRKAARLLGKTEGALRVECIRRLSERGLARQVRSRDSGRMTWHIHRSFDRRLMIEAGAKLAADGTAQVLLAATQQQRDIAACKMRVLIAYRELIAGSERVSDAIDSFIAEKSMGLELRLSRRTLQRWSSEAPPSDQRDRMMAYFIDNRGGDRRSVKADGSRGCSDEAWAEFERLYLAMPAQSIAKCHRLVAALAKQHGWQWPSKRWVAKLIEKRLDPSRICMAREGEKVWDQKFGLKLEQHPEAYAAGEVWIGDHSTLDFFARVMRGGKWRAVRLQVTAWQDWRTRLIAGWHISEQGNGDTIRYALHDGMNRLSHVPTRVWIDNGKDYDSEANTGISKAKRRKLTAAGQDWREHFTEENGGLLAMLNIDCHFARPFNHDGKSRLERFFGTMHGEFCKDFASYCGSKPGSVEPHGLPVEQLPRIDEVREHFGKFIEWYHARVDHEMKDMRDDEMRKLSPEEAWRTWLATRTIMPAPEVMALLLKRWAHPKLVSQLGIGLDFGTGQKTYYGAGLPQLVSFQGRRKGDDAILHVTYDPEDVSEIYVYDAQFRFLCIAPVNNLYGGTGPVSRQAVLEGHRLKRDHKRAAKAYLSGGRLALMSSIDAAREAQRDIDDDRRKSRQREGIAPDAEPNSMRLVRTPVDEALPAVQRAEMRKAAGAEHVNPDDEFKMPRLKRAEQSRQEEDDDDFEVRLTAPPARREQEEEEFDIWEGLKR